In Mytilus edulis chromosome 13, xbMytEdul2.2, whole genome shotgun sequence, a single window of DNA contains:
- the LOC139500912 gene encoding uncharacterized protein, whose amino-acid sequence MNVNDKRDLCSPCEFKGKTETATKWCTECEEPFCITCSENHHAHRSSRNHHVISVEGNQLLTSLQIPLNEYCEVHDKKKDLYCSSHGEIICLTCTQTTHGKCVPAARLSDVSKSAKTSTFVTVLESNIADVIDQLVDLIKDRENNKVEIEKQKNEILEEVKSYRKCINDKLDQVESIIIKDLNEKCQTFNLKIDNIVKFLNDHLNKFDEIRKQMDILKEYASDTQTFIGAKALENTLHYNESMLTSVLELIQNINITLEVNQDIFVTCEDIKSFGDIRVNTLDTGYCNLQKNRGQCPIDHKLKLSKALEIKIPQDFFFRSIILSCVILPNKQMIFVDSHARNKRLIVLNEDGTPDRNINLTGKPFDIAVIDSNKIAISFPWCTRNRIGIINLTNNKSEPDIVFKNKCYGISYDKDRLFVVVKTEGILIMDLIGKVSACLPIEGVGIFYVHVKNDRLYCSDECNDTVRCYDMKGCSIWTFKDSNLVSPRSISSDDNFILIAGCKTNNVVSIYFNGSFASVICDTDDGINNPTSIYFDSGNLLVSNSSNAMAILYKKK is encoded by the coding sequence ATGAATGTAAATGATAAAAGAGATCTGTGCAGTCCATGCGAATTCAAAGGCAAGACAGAAACAGCTACAAAATGGTGTACTGAATGTGAAGAGCCCTTTTGTATCACATGTTCTGAGAACCACCATGCACACAGGTCTTCTAGGAATCATCATGTGATATCAGTAGAAGGCAACCAATTACTAACATCACTGCAGATACCACTCAATGAATACTGTGAAGTTCACGATAAGAAAAAGGACCTGTACTGTTCCTCACATGGAGAGATTATATGTCTGACATGTACACAGACAACTCATGGAAAATGTGTACCAGCTGCACGTTTGAGTGATGTCAGTAAGAGCGCTAAAACTTCAACATTTGTCACAGTGTTAGAATCAAATATTGCCGACGTCATAGATCAACTAGTAGACTTAATAAAAGATAGAGAAAACAATAAGGtagaaattgaaaaacaaaaaaatgaaatcttaGAAGAAGTTAAAAGCTATAGAAAATGTATAAACGATAAGCTAGACCAGGTAGAAAGTAtaattataaaagatttaaatgaaaaatgtcaaacatTTAACCTGAAAATCGACAACATTGTTAAGTTTCTTAACGATCACCTGAACAAGTTTGATGAAATACGAAAACAGATGGATATTTTGAAGGAATATGCGTCAGATACACAAACTTTTATCGGGGCAAAAGCTCTCGAAAACACATTGCATTACAATGAGTCTATGCTTACATCGGTTTTAGAGTTAATCCAAAACATTAACATAACTTTGGAGGTGAATCAAGATATATTCGTTACGTGCGAAGATATAAAGTCATTCGGGGATATTCGAGTAAACACACTAGATACCGGTTATTGTAATTTGCAGAAAAATAGAGGACAATGCCCCATTGACCACAAATTAAAACTATCCAAAGCGTTAGAAATCAAGATAccacaggattttttttttagaagtatCATATTAAGTTGCGTCATACTTCCGAACAAACAGATGATTTTTGTAGACTCACATGCTCGTAATAAACGATTAATAGTTCTCAATGAAGATGGAACTCCTGATCGCAATATTAACTTGACCGGTAAGCCATTTGATATCGCCGTGATTGACAGTAACAAAATTGCAATTAGTTTCCCATGGTGTACTCGCAATAGAATCGGAATAATCAATTTGACAAATAACAAATCGGAGCCCGacattgtttttaaaaacaaatgttatggCATTTCATACGATAAAGATAGATTGTTTGTCGTCGTCAAGACTGAAGGAATTTTGATAATGGATTTAATTGGAAAGGTAAGCGCATGTTTACCGATTGAAGGTGTGGGAATATTTTATGTCCATGTTAAAAATGACAGACTTTACTGTTCTGACGAATGTAATGACACAGTACGGTGTTATGATATGAAAGGGTGTTCTATTTGGACATTTAAAGATTCAAATTTAGTATCACCTAGGTCAATTTCATCAGACGATAACTTTATTTTGATAGCAGGATGCAAAACAAATAATGTTGTGTCAATATATTTTAATGGAAGTTTTGCAAGCGTTATTTGTGACACAGATGACGGTATAAATAATCCAACAAGTATATATTTTGATTCAGGCAATCTTTTAGTAAGCAATAGTTCAAATGCAATGGCAATTTTATACAAGAAAAAGTAA